One window from the genome of Salvia splendens isolate huo1 chromosome 9, SspV2, whole genome shotgun sequence encodes:
- the LOC121748400 gene encoding plasma membrane ATPase 4-like isoform X1, with protein MGADDLSLEKIKNESIDLEKVPIEEVFQQLKCGRDGLSSTEGENRAVIFGLNKLEEKKESKFLKFLGFMWNPLSWVMEAAALMAIVLANGQGMPPDWQDFVGIVCLLLINSAISFFEENNAGNAAAALMAGLAPKTKVLRDAKWSEQEAAILVPGDIISIKLGDIIPADARLLEGDPLKVDQSALTGESLPVTKHPYDEVFSGSTCKQGEIEAVVIATGVHTFFGKAAHLVDSTHQVGHFQKVLTAIGNFCICSIAVGMVAEIIVMYPIQRRSYRNGIDNLLVLLIGGIPIAMPTVLSVTMAIGSHRLSQQGAITKRMTAIEELAGMNVLCSDKTGTLTLNKLTVDKSLIEVFAKGTDADHVLLLAARASRTENQDAIDAAIVGTLSDPKEARAGIREVHFFPFNPVDKRTALTYIDNNGNWHRASKGAPEQILTLCNCREDFKKKVHGVINKFAERGLRSLAVGRQQVPEKSKESLGGPWEFVGLLSLFDPPRHDSAETIRRALHLGVNVKMITGDQLAIAKETGRRLGMGVNMYPSASLLGQHKDESIAGLPIEELIEKADGFAGVFPGALLCRYDETIIGPLVYMSGFKLGRCNAEHKYEIVKKLQERKHIVGMTGDGVNDAPALKKADIGIAVADATDAARGASDIVLTEPGLSVIISAVLTSRAIFQRMKNYTIYAVSITIRIVFGFMLISLIWKFDFSPFMVLIIAILNDGTIMTISKDRVKPSPLPDSWKLKEIFATGIALGGYLAFMTVVFFWLMHESDFFPEKFGVKSIRHSDAEMMSALYLQVSIVSQALIFVTRSRSWSYVERPGMLLMSAFVIAQLVATLIAVYADWSFAKVKGCGWGWAGVIWIYSAVFYVPLDLMKFAIRYILSGRAWQNLYENKIAFTSKKDFGKEEREAQWAHAQRTLHGLNQPEEASSNILNEKNNYRELSEIAEQAMKRAEIARLRELHTLKGHVESVVKLKGLDIETIQQHYTV; from the exons ATGGGAGCAGATGATCTTAGTCTTGAAAAGATCAAGAATGAATCCATTGATTTG GAAAAGGTTCCGATAGAGGAAGTGTTCCAGCAGCTGAAATGCGGCCGCGATGGGCTGAGCTCCACCGAAGGAGAAAACAGAGCTGTGATCTTCGGCCTCAACAAATTggaagagaagaaagaaagcAAATTCCTCAAGTTTCTCGGATTCATGTGGAACCCTCTCTCATGGGTGATGGAAGCCGCCGCCCTCATGGCCATCGTCCTCGCCAACGGCCAAGGCATGCCCCCCGACTGGCAGGACTTCGTCGGCATCGTCTGCCTTCTCCTCATCAACTCCGCCATCAGTTTCTTCGAAGAGAACAACGCCG GTAATGCCGCGGCCGCTCTCATGGCCGGCCTCGCCCCCAAAACCAAGGTCCTCAGAGACGCCAAATGGAGCGAGCAGGAGGCCGCCATTTTAGTCCCCGGCGACATCATCAGCATCAAGCTCGGTGATATCATCCCGGCCGATGCCCGTCTCCTTGAAGGGGATCCTCTCAAG GTGGACCAATCGGCCCTCACTGGAGAGTCTCTCCCCGTGACTAAACACCCCTACGACGAGGTCTTCTCCGGGTCGACATGCAAGCAGGGCGAGATCGAGGCTGTCGTCATCGCCACCGGCGTCCACACCTTCTTCGGGAAGGCGGCGCATCTTGTCGACAGCACACACCAAGTAGGCCACTTCCAGAAGGTTCTCACAGCGATAGGAAACTTCTGCATCTGCTCCATCGCTGTCGGCATGGTGGCGGAGATCATCGTGATGTATCCCATCCAGCGCCGCAGCTATCGAAATGGAATTGATAATCTTCTGGTGTTACTCATCGGCGGCATCCCCATCGCCATGCCCACAGTGCTGTCTGTGACCATGGCCATCGGATCCCACCGCCTTTCGCAGCAGGGCGCCATCACGAAGCGGATGACAGCCATCGAGGAGCTAGCCGGAATGAACGTGCTCTGCAGTGACAAAACAGGGACGCTCACGCTCAACAAGCTCACCGTCGATAAATCTCTCATTGAAGTCTTCGCCAAGGGCACCGACGCTGATCACGTCCTTCTCCTCGCGGCCAGAGCCTCTAGAACGGAGAATCAGGACGCTATTGATGCAGCCATTGTTGGAACTCTTTCTGATCCCAAAGag GCTCGAGCTGGGATAAGGGAGGTGCATTTCTTCCCGTTCAACCCTGTGGATAAGAGGACTGCTCTCACATACATTGATAACAACGGAAACTGGCATCGAGCTAGCAAGGGAGCTCCGGAGCAGATCCTCACCCTCTGCAACTGTAGGGAGGATTTCAAGAAGAAAGTTCACGGAGTCATCAACAAATTTGCTGAGCGCGGCCTACGGTCTCTTGCTGTTGGTAGACAG CAAGTGCCGGAGAAATCCAAGGAGAGCCTCGGTGGTCCTTGGGAGTTTGTCGGGCTCTTGTCACTCTTTGATCCTCCCAGGCATGACAGTGCAGAAACTATCCGTAGAGCTCTCCACCTTGGTGTGAATGTGAAGATGATCACTG gTGATCAGCTTGCTATTGCTAAGGAGACGGGGCGTAGGCTTGGGATGGGAGTAAACATGTACCCCTCTGCTTCGTTATTAGGCcaacacaaagacgagtccatTGCTGGACTTCCCATCGAAGAACTGATTGAGAAGGCTGATGGCTTTGCAGGAGTGTTCCCAGGTGCGTTATTGTGTAGATATGATGAAACGATCATTGGACCTTTGGTTTATATGTCGGGTTTTAAACTTGGCCGATGCAATGCAGAGCACAAGTATGAGATCGTGAAGAAGTTGCAGGAGAGGAAGCACATTGTTGGAATGACAGGAGATGGTGTGAACGATGCACCAGCGTTGAAGAAGGCCGATATTGGTATTGCTGTTGCAGATGCCACCGATGCAGCAAGAGGCGCTTCTGATATTGTGCTCACTGAGCCGGGGCTCAGTGTCATCATTAGCGCAGTCTTGACGAGTAGAGCTATTTTCCAGAGAATGAAGAACTACACT ATATACGCAGTTTCCATCACCATTCGTATAGTG TTTGGATTCATGCTCATTTCATTGATCTGGAAGTTCGACTTCTCCCCCTTCATGGTTTTGATCATTGCCATCTTAAACGACG GCACAATTATGACGATTTCGAAGGATAGAGTGAAGCCATCTCCATTGCCAGATAGCTGGAAACTGAAGGAGATCTTTGCCACAGGCATTGCACTAGGAGGCTATCTTGCGTTTATGACTGTCGTCTTCTTCTGGTTGATGCATGAATCCGACTTCTTTCCG GAGAAATTTGGAGTGAAAAGCATCAGACACAGTGATGCTGAGATGATGTCTGCTCTCTACTTGCAAGTGAGCATTGTGAGCCAAGCCCTCATTTTTGTCACCAGATCGCGCAGCTGGTCTTACGTGGAGCGCCCAGGCATGCTCCTCATGAGCGCCTTCGTCATTGCACAGCTG GTGGCAACTCTTATTGCTGTGTACGCGGATTGGTCGTTTGCAAAGGTAAAAGGGTGCGGGTGGGGATGGGCCGGTGTGATCTGGATATACAGCGCGGTGTTCTATGTGCCCCTCGACTTAATGAAGTTTGCCATACGCTACATCTTGAGCGGGAGGGCGTGGCAAAACTTGTACGAGAACAAG ATTGCTTTCACCTCCAAGAAAGACTTTGGCAAGGAGGAGAGAGAAGCGCAGTGGGCTCATGCACAAAGGACTCTGCATGGTCTGAACCAACCCGAAGAAGCTTCCAGCAACATATTAAACGAAAAGAACAACTACAGGGAGCTGTCTGAAATCGCGGAGCAGGCTATGAAACGCGCTGAAATTGCAAG GCTGCGCGAGCTGCACACGCTCAAGGGGCACGTCGAGTCAGTTGTGAAACTAAAGGGGCTCGACATTGAGACGATACAGCAGCACTACACTGTCTGA
- the LOC121748400 gene encoding plasma membrane ATPase 4-like isoform X2 translates to MGADDLSLEKIKNESIDLEKVPIEEVFQQLKCGRDGLSSTEGENRAVIFGLNKLEEKKESKFLKFLGFMWNPLSWVMEAAALMAIVLANGQGMPPDWQDFVGIVCLLLINSAISFFEENNAGNAAAALMAGLAPKTKVLRDAKWSEQEAAILVPGDIISIKLGDIIPADARLLEGDPLKVDQSALTGESLPVTKHPYDEVFSGSTCKQGEIEAVVIATGVHTFFGKAAHLVDSTHQVGHFQKVLTAIGNFCICSIAVGMVAEIIVMYPIQRRSYRNGIDNLLVLLIGGIPIAMPTVLSVTMAIGSHRLSQQGAITKRMTAIEELAGMNVLCSDKTGTLTLNKLTVDKSLIEVFAKGTDADHVLLLAARASRTENQDAIDAAIVGTLSDPKEARAGIREVHFFPFNPVDKRTALTYIDNNGNWHRASKGAPEQILTLCNCREDFKKKVHGVINKFAERGLRSLAVGRQQVPEKSKESLGGPWEFVGLLSLFDPPRHDSAETIRRALHLGVNVKMITGDQLAIAKETGRRLGMGVNMYPSASLLGQHKDESIAGLPIEELIEKADGFAGVFPEHKYEIVKKLQERKHIVGMTGDGVNDAPALKKADIGIAVADATDAARGASDIVLTEPGLSVIISAVLTSRAIFQRMKNYTIYAVSITIRIVFGFMLISLIWKFDFSPFMVLIIAILNDGTIMTISKDRVKPSPLPDSWKLKEIFATGIALGGYLAFMTVVFFWLMHESDFFPEKFGVKSIRHSDAEMMSALYLQVSIVSQALIFVTRSRSWSYVERPGMLLMSAFVIAQLVATLIAVYADWSFAKVKGCGWGWAGVIWIYSAVFYVPLDLMKFAIRYILSGRAWQNLYENKIAFTSKKDFGKEEREAQWAHAQRTLHGLNQPEEASSNILNEKNNYRELSEIAEQAMKRAEIARLRELHTLKGHVESVVKLKGLDIETIQQHYTV, encoded by the exons ATGGGAGCAGATGATCTTAGTCTTGAAAAGATCAAGAATGAATCCATTGATTTG GAAAAGGTTCCGATAGAGGAAGTGTTCCAGCAGCTGAAATGCGGCCGCGATGGGCTGAGCTCCACCGAAGGAGAAAACAGAGCTGTGATCTTCGGCCTCAACAAATTggaagagaagaaagaaagcAAATTCCTCAAGTTTCTCGGATTCATGTGGAACCCTCTCTCATGGGTGATGGAAGCCGCCGCCCTCATGGCCATCGTCCTCGCCAACGGCCAAGGCATGCCCCCCGACTGGCAGGACTTCGTCGGCATCGTCTGCCTTCTCCTCATCAACTCCGCCATCAGTTTCTTCGAAGAGAACAACGCCG GTAATGCCGCGGCCGCTCTCATGGCCGGCCTCGCCCCCAAAACCAAGGTCCTCAGAGACGCCAAATGGAGCGAGCAGGAGGCCGCCATTTTAGTCCCCGGCGACATCATCAGCATCAAGCTCGGTGATATCATCCCGGCCGATGCCCGTCTCCTTGAAGGGGATCCTCTCAAG GTGGACCAATCGGCCCTCACTGGAGAGTCTCTCCCCGTGACTAAACACCCCTACGACGAGGTCTTCTCCGGGTCGACATGCAAGCAGGGCGAGATCGAGGCTGTCGTCATCGCCACCGGCGTCCACACCTTCTTCGGGAAGGCGGCGCATCTTGTCGACAGCACACACCAAGTAGGCCACTTCCAGAAGGTTCTCACAGCGATAGGAAACTTCTGCATCTGCTCCATCGCTGTCGGCATGGTGGCGGAGATCATCGTGATGTATCCCATCCAGCGCCGCAGCTATCGAAATGGAATTGATAATCTTCTGGTGTTACTCATCGGCGGCATCCCCATCGCCATGCCCACAGTGCTGTCTGTGACCATGGCCATCGGATCCCACCGCCTTTCGCAGCAGGGCGCCATCACGAAGCGGATGACAGCCATCGAGGAGCTAGCCGGAATGAACGTGCTCTGCAGTGACAAAACAGGGACGCTCACGCTCAACAAGCTCACCGTCGATAAATCTCTCATTGAAGTCTTCGCCAAGGGCACCGACGCTGATCACGTCCTTCTCCTCGCGGCCAGAGCCTCTAGAACGGAGAATCAGGACGCTATTGATGCAGCCATTGTTGGAACTCTTTCTGATCCCAAAGag GCTCGAGCTGGGATAAGGGAGGTGCATTTCTTCCCGTTCAACCCTGTGGATAAGAGGACTGCTCTCACATACATTGATAACAACGGAAACTGGCATCGAGCTAGCAAGGGAGCTCCGGAGCAGATCCTCACCCTCTGCAACTGTAGGGAGGATTTCAAGAAGAAAGTTCACGGAGTCATCAACAAATTTGCTGAGCGCGGCCTACGGTCTCTTGCTGTTGGTAGACAG CAAGTGCCGGAGAAATCCAAGGAGAGCCTCGGTGGTCCTTGGGAGTTTGTCGGGCTCTTGTCACTCTTTGATCCTCCCAGGCATGACAGTGCAGAAACTATCCGTAGAGCTCTCCACCTTGGTGTGAATGTGAAGATGATCACTG gTGATCAGCTTGCTATTGCTAAGGAGACGGGGCGTAGGCTTGGGATGGGAGTAAACATGTACCCCTCTGCTTCGTTATTAGGCcaacacaaagacgagtccatTGCTGGACTTCCCATCGAAGAACTGATTGAGAAGGCTGATGGCTTTGCAGGAGTGTTCCCAG AGCACAAGTATGAGATCGTGAAGAAGTTGCAGGAGAGGAAGCACATTGTTGGAATGACAGGAGATGGTGTGAACGATGCACCAGCGTTGAAGAAGGCCGATATTGGTATTGCTGTTGCAGATGCCACCGATGCAGCAAGAGGCGCTTCTGATATTGTGCTCACTGAGCCGGGGCTCAGTGTCATCATTAGCGCAGTCTTGACGAGTAGAGCTATTTTCCAGAGAATGAAGAACTACACT ATATACGCAGTTTCCATCACCATTCGTATAGTG TTTGGATTCATGCTCATTTCATTGATCTGGAAGTTCGACTTCTCCCCCTTCATGGTTTTGATCATTGCCATCTTAAACGACG GCACAATTATGACGATTTCGAAGGATAGAGTGAAGCCATCTCCATTGCCAGATAGCTGGAAACTGAAGGAGATCTTTGCCACAGGCATTGCACTAGGAGGCTATCTTGCGTTTATGACTGTCGTCTTCTTCTGGTTGATGCATGAATCCGACTTCTTTCCG GAGAAATTTGGAGTGAAAAGCATCAGACACAGTGATGCTGAGATGATGTCTGCTCTCTACTTGCAAGTGAGCATTGTGAGCCAAGCCCTCATTTTTGTCACCAGATCGCGCAGCTGGTCTTACGTGGAGCGCCCAGGCATGCTCCTCATGAGCGCCTTCGTCATTGCACAGCTG GTGGCAACTCTTATTGCTGTGTACGCGGATTGGTCGTTTGCAAAGGTAAAAGGGTGCGGGTGGGGATGGGCCGGTGTGATCTGGATATACAGCGCGGTGTTCTATGTGCCCCTCGACTTAATGAAGTTTGCCATACGCTACATCTTGAGCGGGAGGGCGTGGCAAAACTTGTACGAGAACAAG ATTGCTTTCACCTCCAAGAAAGACTTTGGCAAGGAGGAGAGAGAAGCGCAGTGGGCTCATGCACAAAGGACTCTGCATGGTCTGAACCAACCCGAAGAAGCTTCCAGCAACATATTAAACGAAAAGAACAACTACAGGGAGCTGTCTGAAATCGCGGAGCAGGCTATGAAACGCGCTGAAATTGCAAG GCTGCGCGAGCTGCACACGCTCAAGGGGCACGTCGAGTCAGTTGTGAAACTAAAGGGGCTCGACATTGAGACGATACAGCAGCACTACACTGTCTGA
- the LOC121746567 gene encoding homogentisate phytyltransferase 1, chloroplastic-like isoform X1, translated as MESMLIGPFQRPFPFAAELCSLHSAGNDLKCKAFSSVGRLYALPERLCVRRKNLMHQPVKNIIQRRITINPKHDSKYVVNSASGHQLESEPSKNPLDQVKQAFDAFYRFSRPHTVIGTALSIVSVSLLAVEKLSDFSPLFFAGLLEAIVAALLMNIYIVGLNQISDIEIDKVNKPYLPLASGEYSVKTGLMIVSSFGILSFWLGWVVGSWPLFWALFISFILGTAYSIDVPLLRWKRFAVVAAMCIFAVRAVIVQIAFYLHIQTYVFGRPGILTKPVIFATAFMSFFSVVIALFKDIPDIVGDKIYGIQSFTVRLGQEKVFWICISLLEMAYAVALFVGVTSSCTWSKWATVIGHTALGYLLWSRAKSIDFKSKAAITSFYMFIWKLFYAEYLLIPLIR; from the exons ATGGAATCCATGCTAATTGGACCTTTCCAGAGACCTTTTCCCTTCGCAGCTGAGTTATGCTCGCTTCATAGTG CAGGGAATGATTTAAAATGCAAAGCTTTCAGCAGTGTGGGAAGGCTCTATGCCCTGCCGGAGAGATTATGTGTCCGGAGGAAAAATTTGATGCACCAACCTGTCAAAAATATCATCCAAAGAAGAATTACAATAAATCCAAAGCATGACTCAAAGTATGTAGTAAACTCAGCTTCAGGGCATCAACTTGAATCTGAGCCTTCCAAGAACCCTTTGGATCAAGTGAAACAAGCGTTTGATGCTTTCTACAGGTTTTCACGGCCTCATACGGTTATAGGAACA GCACTGAGCATCGTTTCAGTTTCTCTCCTTGCGGTTGAGAAACTATCAGATTTTTCTCCATTATTTTTTGCTGGCTTGCTGGAG GCTATTGTTGCTGCTCTGTTGATGAATATTTATATTGTTGGATTAAATCAAATATCTGATATAGAAATCGACAAG GTAAACAAACCATACCTTCCGTTGGCATCTGGAGAATATTCGGTCAAAACTGGTTTAATGATTGTATCATCCTTTGGCATCTTG AGCTTTTGGCTTGGATGGGTTGTTGGTTCGTGGCCTTTATTTTGGGCCCTCTTCATCAGTTTCATACTCGGAACTGCGTATTCTATTGAT GTACCACTTTTGAGATGGAAAAGATTCGCTGTAGTTGCAGCTATGTGCATCTTCGCTGTGCGAGCAGTGATCGTGCAAATAGCTTTCTATTTGCACATCCAG ACCTATGTGTTTGGACGACCAGGCATCCTCACAAAGCCTGTGATTTTTGCAACTGCATTCATGAGCTTCTTTTCTGTCGTCATTGCGCTCTTTAAG GATATACCCGATATTGTTGGGGACAAGATATACGGAATTCAATCATTTACAGTCCGACTGGGCCAAGAGAAG GTTTTCTGGATTTGCATTTCACTTCTTGAAATGGCATATGCTGTTGCATTGTTTGTCGGAGTTACATCTTCTTGCACATGGAGCAAGTGGGCCACG GTCATTGGCCATACCGCGTTGGGTTATCTTCTGTGGAGTCGTGCAAAATCCATCGATTTCAAGAGCAAGGCAGCAATAACATCTTTTTATATGTTCATATGGAAG CTCTTTTATGCCGAGTATCTGCTCATTCCTCTGATCCGGTGA
- the LOC121746567 gene encoding homogentisate phytyltransferase 1, chloroplastic-like isoform X2 — MESMLIGPFQRPFPFAAELCSLHSGNDLKCKAFSSVGRLYALPERLCVRRKNLMHQPVKNIIQRRITINPKHDSKYVVNSASGHQLESEPSKNPLDQVKQAFDAFYRFSRPHTVIGTALSIVSVSLLAVEKLSDFSPLFFAGLLEAIVAALLMNIYIVGLNQISDIEIDKVNKPYLPLASGEYSVKTGLMIVSSFGILSFWLGWVVGSWPLFWALFISFILGTAYSIDVPLLRWKRFAVVAAMCIFAVRAVIVQIAFYLHIQTYVFGRPGILTKPVIFATAFMSFFSVVIALFKDIPDIVGDKIYGIQSFTVRLGQEKVFWICISLLEMAYAVALFVGVTSSCTWSKWATVIGHTALGYLLWSRAKSIDFKSKAAITSFYMFIWKLFYAEYLLIPLIR, encoded by the exons ATGGAATCCATGCTAATTGGACCTTTCCAGAGACCTTTTCCCTTCGCAGCTGAGTTATGCTCGCTTCATAGTG GGAATGATTTAAAATGCAAAGCTTTCAGCAGTGTGGGAAGGCTCTATGCCCTGCCGGAGAGATTATGTGTCCGGAGGAAAAATTTGATGCACCAACCTGTCAAAAATATCATCCAAAGAAGAATTACAATAAATCCAAAGCATGACTCAAAGTATGTAGTAAACTCAGCTTCAGGGCATCAACTTGAATCTGAGCCTTCCAAGAACCCTTTGGATCAAGTGAAACAAGCGTTTGATGCTTTCTACAGGTTTTCACGGCCTCATACGGTTATAGGAACA GCACTGAGCATCGTTTCAGTTTCTCTCCTTGCGGTTGAGAAACTATCAGATTTTTCTCCATTATTTTTTGCTGGCTTGCTGGAG GCTATTGTTGCTGCTCTGTTGATGAATATTTATATTGTTGGATTAAATCAAATATCTGATATAGAAATCGACAAG GTAAACAAACCATACCTTCCGTTGGCATCTGGAGAATATTCGGTCAAAACTGGTTTAATGATTGTATCATCCTTTGGCATCTTG AGCTTTTGGCTTGGATGGGTTGTTGGTTCGTGGCCTTTATTTTGGGCCCTCTTCATCAGTTTCATACTCGGAACTGCGTATTCTATTGAT GTACCACTTTTGAGATGGAAAAGATTCGCTGTAGTTGCAGCTATGTGCATCTTCGCTGTGCGAGCAGTGATCGTGCAAATAGCTTTCTATTTGCACATCCAG ACCTATGTGTTTGGACGACCAGGCATCCTCACAAAGCCTGTGATTTTTGCAACTGCATTCATGAGCTTCTTTTCTGTCGTCATTGCGCTCTTTAAG GATATACCCGATATTGTTGGGGACAAGATATACGGAATTCAATCATTTACAGTCCGACTGGGCCAAGAGAAG GTTTTCTGGATTTGCATTTCACTTCTTGAAATGGCATATGCTGTTGCATTGTTTGTCGGAGTTACATCTTCTTGCACATGGAGCAAGTGGGCCACG GTCATTGGCCATACCGCGTTGGGTTATCTTCTGTGGAGTCGTGCAAAATCCATCGATTTCAAGAGCAAGGCAGCAATAACATCTTTTTATATGTTCATATGGAAG CTCTTTTATGCCGAGTATCTGCTCATTCCTCTGATCCGGTGA
- the LOC121748337 gene encoding adagio protein 1-like — translation MMEWDSNSESDLSGGEEDDNEIDGGLGFLLRKGGGGQLPFPVDTLLQPAPCGFVVTDALEPDHPVIYVNSVFEMVTGFRAEEVLGRNCRFLQCRGPFAKRRHPLVSSTVVAEIRRCLEKGVEFQGELLNFRKDGSPLMNRLRMTPIYGDDDTITHVIGIQVFTEATLDLGPLPGSSAKEYARASQRLRFNISSCEVVSGDIQNASRELCGIFQLSDEVIALKILSRLTPRDIASVGSVCQRFYELTKNEDLWRMVCQNAWGSETTRVLEMVPGAKRLGWGRLARELTTLEAAAWRKLTVGGAVEPSRCNFSACAVGNRVVLFGGEGVNMQPMNDTFVLDLNSTNPEWQHVKVSSPPPGRWGHTLSCVNGSHLVLFGGCGRQGLLNDVFLLDLDAKNLTWREISSMAPPLPRSWHSSCTLDGTKLIVSGGCADSGVLLSDTFLLDLSIEKPVWREIPVTWTPPSRLGHTLSVYGGRKILMFGGLAKSGPLRFRSSDVYTMDLSEEEPCWRFVTGSGMPGAGNPGGMAPPPRLDHVAVSLPGGRILVFGGSVAGLHSASQLYILDPTEEKPTWRILNVPGRPPRFAWGHSTCIVGGTRAIVLGGQTGEEWMLSDIHELSLASAVV, via the exons ATGATGGAGTGGGATAGCAACTCGGAGTCTGATCTAAGCGGCGGGGAAGAGGACGACAACGAAATTGATGGCGGATTAGGGTTTTTACTCAGGAAGGGAGGCGGCGGCCAGCTGCCGTTCCCCGTCGACACGCTTCTGCAACCGGCTCCCTGTGGCTTCGTTGTCACCGATGCTTTGGAGCCCGACCATCCCGTTATTTACGTCAATTCCGTCTTCGAGATGGTTACCGGCTTTAGGGCGGAGGAAGTTCTCGGACGTAACTG CCGTTTCTTGCAATGCAGAGGCCCATTTGCTAAAAGAAGACATCCCCTTGTGAGTTCCACAGTAGTTGCTGAAATAAGAAGATGCCTCGAGAAAGGCGTTGAGTTTCAAGGAGAACTGTTAAATTTCAGGAAAGATGGATCCCCGCTGATGAACCGGTTACGAATGACCCCAATTTACGGTGACGATGATACGATAACACATGTAATTGGCATACAAGTTTTTACAGAAGCAACTCTTGATCTCGGTCCCCTTCCTGGATCTTCAGCCAAGGAATATGCTAGAGCATCTCAAAGGCTAAGATTTAACATTTCTTCTTGTGAAGTGGTTTCAGGGGATATCCAGAATGCCAGCCGTGAGTTATGCGGTATATTCCAGTTGAGTGATGAGGTAATTGCTCTCAAGATTCTTTCTCGACTTACTCCTAGGGATATTGCATCAGTTGGCTCTGTTTGCCAACGGTTTTATGAGctaacaaagaatgaagatcttTGGCGAATGGTCTGTCAAAATGCATGGGGTAGCGAAACCACAAGGGTGCTTGAGATGGTGCCTGGCGCTAAAAGATTAGGCTGGGGTAGGTTGGCTAGGGAACTCACAACTCTCGAAGCTGCAGCTTGGAGAAAGCTAACTGTCGGAGGTGCAGTAGAACCCTCACGTTGCAACTTCAGCGCATGTGCAGTTGGGAACCGTGTGGTGCTTTTTGGTGGCGAAGGTGTCAACATGCAACCTATGAACGACACCTTTGTACTGGACCTGAACTCAACTAATCCAGAGTGGCAACATGTGAAAGTGAGCTCTCCACCTCCTGGGCGGTGGGGTCACACACTTTCGTGTGTGAATGGTTCCCATCTTGTCCTGTTTGGTGGCTGTGGGAGACAAGGCCTACTCAACGATGTCTTCTTGTTGGACTTGGATGCGAAAAATCTTACGTGGCGTGAAATCTCAAGCATGGCACCGCCACTCCCGAGATCATGGCATAGCTCTTGCACCCTCGATGGGACCAAGTTAATAGTGTCTGGTGGCTGTGCGGACTCTGGTGTGCTTTTGAGTGATACCTTTCTTCTCGACCTGTCGATAGAGAAACCAGTGTGGCGAGAGATCCCTGTAACGTGGACTCCTCCTTCGCGCTTGGGCCACACACTATCTGTTTATGGTGGAAGGAAAATCTTGATGTTTGGAGGTCTTGCCAAGAGTGGCCCTCTCCGATTTCGATCTAGTGATGTTTACACCATGGATTTGAGTGAGGAAGAGCCTTGTTGGAGATTCGTGACAGGGAGTGGGATGCCTGGTGCCGGGAATCCAGGGGGTATGGCGCCCCCTCCTCGACTGGATCACGTGGCAGTGAGTCTCCCAGGTGGTAGAATACTCGTTTTCGGTGGCTCTGTGGCCGGTCTCCACTCTGCTTCACAGCTATACATACTCGATCCCACCGAAGAGAAGCCAACGTGGAGGATCCTAAACGTCCCCGGACGACCTCCTAGATTTGCATGGGGACACAGCACGTGCATCGTTGGAGGAACGAGAGCTATAGTTCTCGGAGGGCAGACCGGGGAAGAGTGGATGCTGAGTGACATTCACGAGCTCTCGCTAGCAAGCGCTGTCGTCTAA
- the LOC121746555 gene encoding transmembrane protein 230-like produces MAYVDHAFSISYDDDLMETSYAVNNWPPIKEIALAIALFVFGALGIVVGIFMAVNQIGGDRAHGLFFSILGGILFIPGFYYTRIAYYAYKGYKGFTFSNIPQV; encoded by the exons ATGGCGTATGTGGATCACGCGTTTTCTATCTCCTACGACGACGACCTGATGGAAACTTCCTACGCCGTCAACAACTGGCCGCCAATTAAGGAGATAGCTCTCGCCATCGCTCTCTTTGTTTTCGGCGCGCTAGGGATCGTCGTCGGTATCTTCATGGCGGTCAATCAAATCGGGGGTGATCGCGCCCATG GGCTATTTTTCTCCATATTGGGTGGGATTCTGTTCATTCCTGGATTCTACTACACTCGGATTGCCTATTATGCTTACAAGGGATATAAAGGTTTCACCTTTTCAAATATACCTCAAGTCTAG